The Cronobacter sakazakii genome has a window encoding:
- the alaC gene encoding alanine transaminase — translation MADFSPKRRFSRIERLPPYVFNITAELKMAARRRGEDIIDFSMGNPDGPTPPHIVEKLCTVAQRPDTHGYSTSRGIPRLRRAISRWYQERYEVEIDPETEAIVTIGSKEGLAHLMLATLDHGDTVLVPNPSYPIHIYGAVIAGAQVRSVPLVEGVDFFNELERAIRESYPKPKMMILGFPSNPTAQCVELEFFEKVVALAKRYDVLVVHDLAYADIVYDGWKAPSIMQVPGARDVAVEFFTLSKSYNMAGWRIGFMVGNQELVSALARIKSYHDYGTFTPLQVAAIAALEGDQQCVRDIAEQYKRRRDVLVKGLHEAGWMVECPKASMYVWAKIPEPYAAMGSLEFAKKLLQDAKVCVSPGIGFGDYGDTHVRFALIENRDRIRQAVRGIKAMFRADGLLPASAKSAAAQDAE, via the coding sequence ATGGCTGACTTCAGTCCCAAACGCCGTTTTTCGCGTATCGAACGCCTTCCCCCTTACGTTTTTAACATCACTGCTGAGCTGAAAATGGCTGCGCGTCGGCGCGGCGAAGATATTATCGATTTCAGCATGGGAAACCCGGACGGCCCGACACCGCCGCATATCGTTGAAAAACTCTGCACCGTGGCCCAGCGCCCGGATACGCACGGCTACTCCACCTCCCGCGGCATTCCGCGCCTGCGCCGCGCCATTTCGCGATGGTATCAGGAGCGCTACGAGGTGGAGATCGACCCGGAAACCGAAGCTATCGTCACCATCGGGTCGAAAGAGGGGCTGGCGCACCTGATGCTCGCCACGCTCGATCACGGCGACACGGTGCTGGTGCCGAACCCAAGCTATCCGATCCACATCTACGGGGCGGTGATTGCGGGCGCGCAGGTGCGTTCGGTGCCGCTGGTGGAGGGCGTGGATTTCTTCAACGAGCTGGAGCGGGCGATTCGCGAAAGCTATCCGAAGCCGAAAATGATGATTTTAGGCTTCCCGTCGAACCCGACGGCGCAGTGCGTGGAACTGGAATTTTTCGAGAAAGTCGTGGCGCTGGCGAAGCGCTATGACGTGCTGGTGGTACACGATCTGGCTTACGCCGATATCGTCTACGACGGCTGGAAAGCGCCGTCCATCATGCAGGTGCCGGGCGCGCGCGATGTCGCCGTGGAATTTTTCACGCTCTCGAAAAGCTACAACATGGCGGGCTGGCGCATCGGCTTTATGGTCGGCAATCAGGAGCTCGTCAGCGCGCTGGCGCGCATCAAAAGCTACCACGACTACGGCACCTTTACGCCGCTCCAGGTGGCGGCCATCGCCGCGCTGGAAGGCGATCAGCAGTGCGTGCGCGATATCGCTGAGCAGTATAAACGCCGCCGCGACGTGCTGGTAAAAGGGCTGCACGAGGCGGGCTGGATGGTCGAATGCCCGAAAGCCTCGATGTATGTCTGGGCGAAAATCCCGGAGCCTTACGCGGCGATGGGCTCGCTGGAATTTGCCAAAAAGCTGTTGCAGGACGCGAAAGTCTGCGTGTCGCCGGGGATTGGTTTTGGCGACTACGGCGACACCCACGTGCGTTTCGCGCTGATTGAAAACCGCGATCGCATTCGCCAGGCAGTGCGCGGCATTAAAGCGATGTTCCGCGCCGACGGGCTGTTACCGGCAAGCGCGAAGAGCGCCGCGGCGCAGGACGCCGAATAA
- a CDS encoding cupin domain-containing protein, whose translation MKISKANAEHYLWGGDCDGWHLVKNQNLSVIHERMPVGRAEQRHYHEQSRQCFFVLSGELTMALNGERVTLTAGEAIEIPPLAPHQARNDGQEAVEFLVISQPTTRGDRVNLTASPSV comes from the coding sequence ATGAAAATCAGCAAGGCAAATGCGGAACATTATTTGTGGGGCGGCGATTGCGACGGCTGGCATCTGGTCAAAAACCAAAACCTTAGCGTTATCCATGAGCGGATGCCCGTCGGGCGGGCGGAACAGCGCCACTATCACGAGCAGTCGCGCCAGTGCTTTTTTGTGCTGAGTGGGGAACTGACGATGGCGCTGAACGGCGAGCGCGTCACGCTTACGGCAGGCGAAGCGATAGAAATTCCGCCGCTGGCACCGCACCAGGCGCGTAACGACGGGCAGGAGGCGGTGGAATTTCTGGTTATCTCCCAGCCGACCACGCGGGGTGACCGGGTTAATCTCACAGCCAGCCCGAGCGTTTAA
- a CDS encoding LysR family transcriptional regulator — protein MELRYLRYFVAVAQTRHFTRAAELLGISQPPLSQQIQRLEREVGTPLLRRLTRGVELTEAGEAFYQDACQILALSDAALEKTRGIARGVNGTLSVGISSSNAFHPRIFSLLHEFQHRYPAITLLQQEANMASLMHDLQEGLLDAAFVRLPCESSKAFNLRLIDVEPMVAALHRSHPLSERDEVALSELAGTPLVLFPHEVAPGLYELVFNACLRAGLAPADSQQASQLSSSLSMVAAGFGFALVPVSMQCIGHPEVTFHRLSDQMLKTDIALAWRKFERSPSVRRLVEMF, from the coding sequence ATGGAACTTCGATATTTGCGTTATTTCGTGGCGGTAGCCCAGACGCGACACTTCACCCGTGCCGCTGAATTACTGGGTATTTCTCAGCCGCCGCTCAGCCAGCAGATCCAGCGCCTTGAGCGCGAAGTGGGCACGCCGCTGCTGCGTCGCCTGACGCGCGGCGTGGAACTTACCGAGGCCGGCGAGGCCTTTTATCAGGACGCGTGCCAGATACTGGCGCTTAGCGACGCGGCGCTGGAGAAAACCCGCGGCATCGCACGCGGCGTCAACGGCACGCTGTCGGTCGGCATCAGCAGTTCTAATGCTTTTCATCCGCGTATTTTCTCCCTGCTGCATGAATTTCAGCACCGCTATCCGGCGATTACGTTGCTGCAACAGGAGGCGAATATGGCCTCGCTGATGCACGATTTGCAGGAAGGGTTGCTGGACGCCGCGTTTGTCCGCCTGCCGTGTGAGAGCAGCAAAGCGTTTAACCTGCGTCTGATTGACGTAGAGCCGATGGTGGCCGCGCTGCACCGCAGTCATCCTCTGAGCGAGCGCGATGAAGTGGCGCTGAGCGAGCTGGCCGGCACGCCGCTGGTACTCTTCCCGCATGAAGTGGCACCGGGGCTCTATGAACTGGTGTTTAACGCCTGCCTGCGCGCGGGGCTCGCGCCTGCCGACAGCCAGCAGGCGTCGCAGCTCTCCTCCTCGCTCAGCATGGTGGCGGCCGGGTTTGGCTTCGCGCTGGTGCCGGTGTCGATGCAGTGCATCGGGCACCCGGAGGTAACGTTCCACCGGTTAAGCGATCAGATGCTGAAAACCGATATCGCGCTGGCCTGGCGTAAGTTTGAACGCTCGCCGTCGGTGCGCCGCCTGGTGGAGATGTTCTGA
- a CDS encoding magnesium and cobalt transport protein CorA codes for MIVNSMVYRRDKKPEVINLEDISEAIEDPDAFIWLGLWQPDAPFMHIIQQEFGLHELAIEDALTAHQRPKIEQYGESLFMVVKTAWMNRQEQIEFGETHLFIGKNFLITVRHGASESYAPIRARAEEKPDMLAIGPGYALYCLLDFIVDNYLEITSSLTSRIGEMENTMFRTEFDKQAVQQVYTLRRQLLAIRNAALPVDEICNQLIRLHEDIVPKTLRPYLRDVQDHAHHVVMDAEDMREMLTSAMHVNLALVTVQQNEVVKKLAGWGAILVVPTVIFSMYGMNFENMPEIRSAFGYPVTIGGTIAVCYLLYWKLKRSGWL; via the coding sequence ATGATTGTTAACAGTATGGTGTACCGGCGCGACAAAAAGCCGGAAGTGATTAACCTCGAAGATATCAGCGAAGCGATTGAAGATCCTGACGCCTTTATCTGGCTGGGGTTGTGGCAGCCCGACGCGCCGTTTATGCATATCATTCAGCAGGAGTTCGGCCTGCACGAACTCGCCATCGAAGATGCGCTCACCGCCCATCAGCGCCCGAAAATCGAACAGTATGGCGAATCGCTGTTTATGGTGGTGAAAACCGCGTGGATGAACCGCCAGGAGCAGATTGAATTTGGCGAAACGCATCTGTTTATCGGCAAAAACTTTCTGATAACGGTGCGCCACGGTGCCTCCGAAAGCTATGCGCCCATCCGCGCCCGCGCTGAGGAAAAGCCCGACATGCTGGCCATCGGGCCGGGCTACGCGCTCTACTGCCTGCTCGATTTTATCGTCGATAACTATCTGGAAATCACCTCGTCGCTCACCAGCCGCATCGGCGAGATGGAAAACACGATGTTCCGCACCGAGTTTGACAAACAGGCCGTGCAGCAGGTCTATACGCTGCGCCGCCAGTTGCTGGCTATCCGTAACGCCGCGCTGCCGGTGGATGAAATCTGCAACCAGTTGATTCGCCTGCATGAAGATATCGTGCCGAAAACGCTGCGCCCTTACCTGCGCGACGTGCAGGATCACGCGCATCACGTGGTGATGGATGCCGAGGATATGCGTGAAATGCTGACCAGCGCCATGCATGTGAACCTGGCGCTGGTGACGGTGCAGCAAAACGAGGTGGTGAAAAAGCTCGCAGGCTGGGGGGCGATCCTGGTGGTGCCGACGGTCATTTTCAGCATGTACGGCATGAACTTTGAAAATATGCCGGAGATACGCTCGGCGTTCGGCTACCCGGTAACCATTGGCGGCACCATTGCCGTCTGTTATTTGCTTTACTGGAAGCTTAAACGCTCGGGCTGGCTGTGA
- the ypdK gene encoding membrane protein YpdK yields the protein MGVSVILLLWAGTFALMI from the coding sequence ATGGGCGTATCGGTGATTTTACTGTTGTGGGCCGGCACGTTTGCCCTGATGATTTAG
- the budA gene encoding acetolactate decarboxylase: protein MSHATDCSCEESLLETVRALREKDTECVIYQTSMMSALLSGVYEGNTTIADLLTKGDFGLGTFNELDGELIAFSHEVHQLRADGSARKAQPDQKTPFAVMTWFKPHYRQRFDRPMSRQQVHDVIDRQVPSDNVFCALRIDGHFRHAHTRTVPRQTPPYRAMTDVLDDQPVFRFDGRDGVLVGFRTPQHMQGINVAGYHEHFITDDRQGGGHLLDYQLEHGVLTFGEIHKLMIDLPSDPAFLNANLHPDNLDAAIRSVEN from the coding sequence ATGAGCCATGCAACCGATTGTTCTTGCGAGGAAAGCTTGCTGGAAACCGTGCGGGCGCTGCGGGAAAAAGATACAGAATGTGTGATATATCAAACATCCATGATGAGCGCATTGCTCAGTGGGGTTTACGAAGGAAATACCACCATTGCTGATCTCCTGACCAAAGGCGATTTTGGCCTTGGCACCTTTAACGAACTGGACGGCGAATTAATTGCCTTCAGCCATGAGGTTCACCAGCTGCGCGCCGACGGCAGCGCCCGTAAAGCGCAGCCCGACCAGAAAACACCGTTCGCGGTAATGACCTGGTTTAAACCGCATTACCGCCAGCGCTTTGACCGGCCGATGAGCCGTCAGCAAGTTCACGACGTGATTGACCGCCAGGTGCCGTCCGACAACGTTTTCTGCGCGCTGCGCATCGACGGCCACTTTCGCCATGCCCACACCCGCACCGTACCGCGCCAGACGCCGCCGTACCGCGCGATGACCGACGTGCTGGACGACCAGCCGGTATTCCGCTTCGACGGCCGCGACGGCGTGTTAGTCGGGTTTCGCACGCCGCAGCACATGCAGGGCATTAACGTCGCGGGCTACCACGAACATTTCATCACCGACGATCGTCAGGGCGGCGGGCACCTGCTCGACTACCAGTTAGAGCACGGCGTTCTCACCTTCGGGGAGATCCACAAACTGATGATCGATCTGCCGTCGGACCCGGCGTTCCTCAACGCCAACCTGCATCCCGACAATCTTGATGCGGCCATCCGCTCGGTTGAAAACTAA